One window from the genome of Methyloradius palustris encodes:
- a CDS encoding response regulator, with amino-acid sequence MANILIIEDNPANMKLACMLLRNVGHTLLCAVDAETGLTLARAEQPDLILMDIQLPGMDGLAATVILKQHPSTAAIPVIALTAMAMKEDEAKTKAAGCDAYIAKPIRYKELYSVVNSLLNSDKKSV; translated from the coding sequence ATGGCCAATATACTCATTATTGAAGACAACCCGGCCAACATGAAACTGGCTTGCATGTTATTACGCAATGTAGGCCATACCTTGCTGTGTGCTGTAGATGCCGAAACTGGGCTGACATTAGCGCGCGCAGAGCAGCCAGACTTGATTCTCATGGACATCCAACTACCTGGCATGGATGGCTTGGCAGCAACGGTCATACTCAAACAACACCCTTCCACCGCTGCCATCCCTGTGATTGCGCTCACGGCAATGGCCATGAAAGAAGATGAGGCAAAGACCAAAGCCGCTGGTTGTGACGCTTATATCGCCAAGCCCATACGCTACAAGGAGTTATACAGTGTGGTGAATTCCTTACTGAATAGTGATAAGAAGTCCGTTTAG